The Candidatus Melainabacteria bacterium RIFOXYA2_FULL_32_9 genome has a window encoding:
- a CDS encoding 50S ribosomal protein L4, protein MPKQTILHSSNGAQLGQIDLDEKVFGIEPNIHVMHLALRRQLTNARAGTASTKTRAEVRGGGKKPWKQKGTGRARAGSLRSPLFAGGGVIFGPKPRDYSISMPTKARRLALRSALSARTENIKIVKDFTAIAQPKTKELLKVLESLEISGKVLIIAELSNAENQHLGLSARNIPNVKVILPSNINVKDILEADNIIITESAISDITERLLKK, encoded by the coding sequence ATGCCGAAACAAACAATTTTACATAGTAGTAATGGTGCACAATTAGGCCAAATAGACTTAGATGAAAAGGTTTTTGGTATTGAACCTAATATACATGTAATGCACCTTGCGTTAAGAAGACAACTTACAAATGCTAGAGCTGGCACAGCTTCTACTAAAACCCGTGCTGAAGTTAGAGGCGGTGGTAAAAAGCCTTGGAAGCAAAAAGGAACTGGTAGAGCTCGTGCAGGTAGTTTAAGAAGCCCATTATTTGCAGGTGGTGGTGTAATATTTGGACCAAAACCAAGAGATTATTCAATCTCTATGCCTACAAAAGCACGTAGATTGGCTTTAAGATCAGCTCTTTCAGCAAGAACAGAAAATATTAAAATCGTTAAAGATTTTACTGCAATTGCTCAACCAAAAACTAAAGAACTTTTAAAAGTTCTTGAATCATTAGAAATAAGTGGCAAAGTGCTTATTATAGCTGAACTTAGTAATGCAGAAAATCAGCATTTGGGACTATCTGCAAGAAATATCCCTAATGTTAAAGTGATTTTACCATCAAATATCAATGTAAAAGATATCCTTGAAGCTGATAACATTATAATCAC